The [Clostridium] scindens ATCC 35704 nucleotide sequence AAAAGGCTGCCTATGTGCTGGATGATAAGCTTGGCATCAATAACTTTAAGATTATTGATATCAATGTAATCAGAATCTATGACGTCAGCATATCCGTGGAAAGAGTCTCAAAGGTACTGGCGGAGAACAACGTAGGAATCGAAGGCGTAACCAAGAAGCAGGACACCTTGGAAGATTATTTCCTGAAGCTTACAAGGGAATAGGGATTAGGAGGAATCAAAATGGGAAAATTAATCAAGCTTGAGTGGGAAAAATATGAGATAGGAAAATATATACGCAATGCGGCAATTCTGATCGTGCTTCTGGTGATCTTTAACTATGCCATGACATTTCTGGGGATCGCCAATGACCCGGATACAGGAGTGCCGGATATGGCAATCTCCAATATGGGGGTATCTACCAACGTAGAACTGCTTACAGACATAACGTTCCTGATATTTGCGGCAGCCATGCACGCCACATTTATCATCGGGGCATATAAAAATAAGACCATGAACCTGATGTTTCTTTATCCGTTAAACAGGAAGAAGATTATGGCGGCGAAGATGCTGGCAGTCTGCATTTTCTGCTTCGCAGGCATCGTGATAGCAAAATTGGCCTGCTATGGAGTCAGCAATCTGGGCTTCATGATGGGTCAGAAGGCATCCTTTCCGATGGATTACAATATGCTAAGCGTCTCCTTCTATATCCAGCTGCTTATAAGGTCTGCTGCCACCATCAGCATCAGCCTGCTGGCGCTGTTGATCGGAATGATAGCAAAATCATCCAAGGTCACAGTCATATCGTCCTTCCTGCTGATTATCCTGATGCAGGGAAACGTTGGCGGAGCCACGTTCAAAGACAATTTGGCGGTACCGATCGTGTTCATGGCGATATCCGTGCTGGCTGCCATATTGATCGTGCAGAGGGTGGAGAAGAGAGACGTTATGTGATTTATCAAGAATTTCAATATTAATTGCCAAGATTCATTGGATGTTATAATATATCTGTATGCGAATGTGAGAACATAAGAGGAAAATGTATGGATATATTTAAAAAGTTTTGGAGAAGTGTCAAGGGTAAATGCCTGATAGCCGTCCTGGTCTTGCTGGCAGCCTTTGCAGTTCATAATGCCTTGGAGGGAAGGGAAGGCGACAAGCAGATTACGCAGACTGAAGCCAGAAAGACCAAAAGAGAAGTTAAGTATGCCAAGCCAGTGGATGATAGCAATCAGATACTTGGGAAGTTCAAGGAACAATTTCCGGAAGCCTCTGTAGTGCTTGCCTGCGAGGAAGATGTGACGGACGATGGATGCAAGGATCTGATCGTAATCTATACCGAGAAGGAACTTACAAGGACGGTAGCTGTGATAGACAGCGGAGACGGAGTAAATTATAATTTTTCCACGCCGATACCGGGGCCGATTGAAAACCAGAAGATACAGTTTAAGAATATCGATAAAGAAGGAGAGATTGAGATAATCGTAACAGGAGAGAAAAAGGGAGCGGTAGGCTATGCCATCTACCGTATGATTGATGGAGAAATGGTCGATCTGTTTGGGGAAGGTATGGAAGACTGCTGCTAGAGTGCAAAAAGGGGATGTTTTCGCATCCCCCCTTTTCATTCTTTGCTATTTCATCTTACAGGAAGAACTGATACCCCTTTCCCCATACCGTACGTATATGGAATGGCTGGGAAGGGTCGTCCTCGATCTTGCTGCGTAGCTTTTTGATATATACCAGAATCGTATTGTTATCGGAACCATCATTTTTCCAAACTTCCTGAAATAGTTCCTGTTTCGAGAATGTATGCCCGGGATGATCCATAAACAGGCAGAGAAGGGCGAATTCCTTGGAAGTAAGCGCAATCTCTTTCCCATTCTTAAATATGGTCTGAGAATTCATATGCAAGGTAAAAGGCCCCTTTAGGATAGGTGACTGTATGCTCTCTGCTGTTGTGGCGTATTGGCGTGTGCGGCGCACAATGGCCTGGATTTTGGAGACAAGCACAGTCTTGCTGAAGGGCTTTGTTATATAATCGTCTGCGCCAAGACCCAGGCCCTCTACCTGGGCAGCGTCTTCCGTTTTGCCGCTGAGCAGGATGACAGGCGTATAGATCCTGCGCCTGCGCAGTTCTGACAGCAGGTCAAAGCCGTCCTGCTCCGGCATGATAACATCCAGGAGAATGATATCAAAGGTATTTTCTTTGAGGATATCCAAGGCAAACTGTCCGCTGCCTGCGCAGGATACTTCCATTTGCTCGCGCTTTAAGACTGCGCTGACAGCCTTCTGAACGGCAGTTTCATCATCAATGATCAGGACCGATATATCTGACATATTGTTGCACCCGCCTTTCTGCTATAATAGCCATAGGTAGATTATATCTGCCTGGAATTTTAAAGTCAACCGTCGAAGGAGCATAAGATGAAGAAGGGAAAGAAGACCAGACGAACACGGATAGGGATTACAGCGGCAGTCACGGCGCTGATTCTTTTGATTGCATTCTTCTGCTACCAGACTGTCAAGAAGACGATTGTCAATAACGAGAAAGAAAGCATGGCAGGCATTGCAAGAGTAAGCGCCCATAGTCTTGAGACGAGCCTTAAGGCAAAGAGCAATCTGGTATATGCGGCGTTATCCGGAGATATGGACAATGAAGAGGATATCCAGCAGAATATGCTAAAGACAGGCGAGAAAAGCAGATATATCCCGGAAGATAAGATGGCGGCTTTAAAAAAATGGGAGAAAGAGGCATGCAAGGAAGCCGGGATAAGGCCCGGAGAGGTAATTGCGGGGCCGGTCTTTCATCAGGAGGAAGGCTATTACGCTTTATATTTGACGAAAGCCGTGTACATAGACAGAAGTCTTGCAGGGTATGTGCAGGTAGAATTAAACCTGGATGATATCTATGAAGAAGAGCAGGCATTGTCCAACCTGAAACTTGGAAATCAGGGATACTGCGTGGTAAAAGAGGCTGACGGGACTACGGTCATGTCAGGGGAGCATGTGGAGGCAGAAGAATTCTCCCTGGCGGGGGATGAAGGCGATGGATGCCGAATCGTCTGGTCCTATCAGGTTCAGCAGGGGACTCCCGAGCGCACGCGCAAGCTGGTTGCCTATGACACGGCAGAATTCGCGGGCGAGAAATTCATTTTATGCATTATAGAAAATTATGACAGTATTGTGGAGCCTATAGACAGGATCGCCCTTTATCTTGCCATGCTGGGACTGGCTCTGCTGGTATGGCTTGGCATCTTCTTATGTCGCATGGCAGAGCAGCATAGAGAAGAGGAAAAACTGAAGATGGAATTACAGCATGAAAAGGAACTGAATGAAGCAAATAAGGCGCTTGAAAACCAGGAGAATCTTATGCAGAAGTATAATCATTCGAAAACAATGACGGTGCTATCAGGGGCTATTGCACATGAATTCAATAATCTTATGACGCCGATCGTGCTGTACAGCGAATTGCTCTGTGAAAATGAGGAGGTACAAAAGGAGATGGCCCAGGAGGCAAAGGAGATGTCGGATGCGGTCAGCCGCTGCGAGGTGCTTGCGCGCCAGCTTTTGGAATATAGCAGGCAGGGGAGGGCGAAGAAGGTAATGACCGTCTATAATGCAACCTTCGCAGTCGAAAGCAGCGTAAGGATGGTAGAGCGCCTGATTCCCACTAATATAAAGATTCAGACATCTATATGCAAGACCAAATACTATATCAAAGGACAGATAGGGGCCCTTAACCAAATTATACTGAACCTGGTAACCAATGCAATGAACGCGATCGGGGAGAAATGTGGAAAGATACAGATACAGTTCGGACTGAGCACGCAGGATGAGCGCATGGTCAGGCTTGTGGTAGAAGACGATGGAGGAGGAATACCGGAAGAGATCCGGCAGCGAATCTTCGAGCCATTTTTTACAACAAAGGAGGAAAATGAGGGCAATGGGATAGGTCTTACCGTCGTCAAACGGCTGACGGAAGAGCATGGCGGAGTCATCCGCGTAAAAAGCCAGACGGGAAAGGGAACCACATTTATTTTAGATTTCCCATGGATAGAGAGCAGTCACGAATAAAAGAGATGGGGCTATCGGGAAATAGATAGTTCCAAATAGGGGCAGATGTGACTCATACCAGGTCACATCTGCCCCTGAAATTTTTCCATAAAAGAGAAAAAGATGGCTAACGACAACCATCTCTTCTCCGTTACATGTTATAATGTAACTATGCTAAACAATAAGTATTATAACGAATTTTTTGAATTAGGGCAACAGAAAATTAACTTCAGTTTCTTCGAATTGTGTTTACCTGACGACGATCCAGTCTATACCCTGAAAAAAGTGATGGAGGAATTAGATTTTTCTGGCTTGTTGGCCAATTGTTCAGATAAGGGAAGAACCGGGTATAACCCAATTATGATGTATGCCGTAGTTACTTACGCAAACATGCGTGGGATTAGAGCTGTTGACCGTATTGTGGAATTATGCGAAAGAGACCTTGCATTTATCTGGCTTACCAAAGGTCAGAAACCAAAAAGGGATGCTTTTTATGAGTTCAAGAATAAAAGACTGACTGCAGATGTATTGGATGAGTTGAATTACCAGTTTCTCCGCCGCCTGCAAAAAGAAGGACTGATCACATTGAAATCCCTTTTTATTGATGGAACAAAAATAGAGGCCAATGCAAACCGCTATACATTTGTGTGGAGAGGGACGATCAATTATCATCTCGCAGGCTTACTCGATATGATTGATTCACTGTATCAGAAGTATAATGCATGGATAGATGAAAATGAGTATGGCATAAAATATGACATTCCCCATGCACATATGTTTGTGATCGAAGGAATGGATAAGGTAAGAGATGTCATTGAAAAGAACCGGAAGCGAAAACTGACAAAACATAAAAAGTTGTCCAATAATACGATCATCGAGATTGACAACTGTTCCCCATTGGAGATTTTGAAACTTCAGAAAAATCTGACTCAGATCGCAGAGAAGGAACAGATTGCGTTTGTTTACGGAAAAGGGAAGAGGAAATCGGAGCTCCAGCAGCTTTATGAGGAATTAGAAACCTGCGGCGAACGCCTTATGGGATACAAAGAATGTTTTGAGATCATGGGAAAGGACAGGAACAGCTATTCCAAAACAGATTTAGAAGCCACCTTTATGAGAATGAAAGAAGATCACATGCTGAACGGACAGTTAAAAGCCGCATATAATGTTCAGATCGCAGTAGAGAATTATTTCATTGTCCATGCTTATGTAAGCAATGACCGGACAGACTATAACACACTGATTCCGGTTTTAGAAAAGCATAAAAATGCATTTGGGGAGATTTTGGAAGAAGTAACCGCAGATAGCGGTTATTGTAGCGAGAAAAATCTTCTGTATTTAAAGAAAAATAAGATATCCAGTTACATCAAGCTGCAGGATCATGAAAAACGGAAAACACGCGCTTACAGAGAAGATATTGGAAAATATTACAACATGAAAACACAGATATTTGAGGATGAACGGTATTATGTTTGTCATGACGGAAGAGGATTGCATCATATCCGCACAGAGACCAAAAAACAGCCGGGTTATACCCAGACTTTTGAGGTATACGGATGTGCAGACTGTAGTGGTTGTGAACACAAAGCGAAATGCTTATATAAATATAACGCAGAAAAAGATGCTGAGAAAAACAAAGTTATGAAGATCAATGAACAATGGGAAACATTGAAAGAGGAATCCCATGCAAACATCCAAAGTGAGAAAGGGATTCTAAATCGTCAGATCCGTTCCATCCAGACAGAAGGACATTTTGGAGATATCAAGGAAAATGATAGTTTCCGAAGATTCAACTACCGAACGTCAGAGAAGGTGTATAAAGAATTCATGCTGTATGCCATTGGTCGGAACATGAATAAATATCATCGTTTTCTTCATGAAGAGATTAAAAAATTCGAAGGAAAAACCGAGGAAAAGACGGCTTAAAAAATGTGCATGTTCAAAAATGCAGTTATGGGTGTTTTGCGCCCTAAAATATATACAGAAAAAGAACAATAAGAATCTCCCAAAGAATATCAAGTATGAAAAACACTGATTTTTATGGGAGATTCTTATTTTAGGATTTAGAGTTTAAAAATCGGTATTAACCGACATCCCCATTTTGCTTTATTCATAGGTTTCTCTGTCTTTTAGATCTTTATTCAGATAAGAAGTGGCTGTATCGGCTATATCTACTGCTTCCTTATCTGAGATGCCGTCTATTTCTTTTACTTTGTTATACCAGTCTTCAAAGGTCATGCCTATCGGCATCACCGGATCAATGTTTTCCTTTATAAACGACTCGAAATCATCGACGCCTGCATCCTCAGATATCTCGGTTGATATAAATTTGCTGACGTCATTTACCTGAGGAATTTCTTCTTCCGGTATCTGAGGATACTGTGTGAAATAATGTTCATAATTCTCAATATTCTGTTCTGTAAAATGCCAGGTGATGGTGCGGCCTTCCGCTACCGTCTTCATGTAGATCGTGCGCAGGGCAACGTAAGGATCAACATCAAATCCGTCTGCAAACATCATGGCAGCATTGTAAGGATGCTCGTACATATATTTGATTGCCAGTTGGTGGGCGTATACAAGCCGCCTTGCAAGTTCCGGGTGATTGTCTTTGAACTCGTTGGACATAGCATAGATGCAGCAAAGTCCCCATGTGTCTGCGGTTGATTCGGCATCCACGTCAGCGGCGCCCCAGCCAATTCCCATAATTTTTCCAAATCCTTCAAATTCAGCGATGGACGCATAAGGATCGCAGCAGGTAAATGCATCGATCTGGCCTGCTTTTAAGGCAAAGCAGGCATCCTGCTGACCCATATCTACGATGTTATAACTGCCGGCATCCGCCGGGATTCCAAGTTTCTCGGACCATGTAAGGAATTCCGGGTCAATTTCTGGGGTGGCGGTCATGGAACCAATAGTCTTGCCAACCAGCTCCTCCGGCTTTTTGATATCATTGCTTACGACCAGATAGCGGGAGCCTCCCATGTGGTTCGCGGCAGCCATGCAGAACGGAGCCCCCTTATTGACTGCCAGGATCGCGCCTTCGATACCGGTATAGCCGACATCCATTGCGCCGCTTGTGAGAGCCTTTAAGGTCTCGGCGGATTTGGTCACATTTACATTAAGACCCATGGCCTTGTAGATGCCTGCCTTTTCGCCGATAATCCCGGCAACCATGTGATCGCAGTTGAAATAGCCCATTTCGATGGTGTAGTTCTTTTCCTCTTCCGACAGATCACCGAACTCGAAATCCTTAACCGCTTCTTTGGGATCATATCCCGTAGCCTTTACATCTTTGGTAGCGGTCTGTGTGCTGCTGTCGTGGCAGGCGGTAATCACCGGTACCAGAAGCGTAACGACAAGAAGAGCCGCTAGAAATCTTCTCTTCATAGTTCATCCTCCTTGAAAATATTAATTTTTGTTAATATTTGGTAATATGATAATACCAGAAGGAACGTCGAATATAAAGTTGACGGTCTCAATATCGTAATTTCAAATAAATAAGTAGATAAATATAGGAAATGCAAATAAAAGAAGACAGTCCGCAAACTGTCTTCTATAAATGCTACTGTAATAATTCGATAAAGGCGCCCAGACGGGTATTGATCTGTGCCTGGTCGGATGGAGAATAGTCGGTATTGATAGCAATATAAGGAATGTGCTTTTCCTTTGTGACGAAGGTCTTGACCGCATCAGACTCTATGGCAAATGTATGGCAGGCCTGCAGAAGCACCTCCACGACTCCATCCACCTGATATTCATCGATTTGAACGTCAAGCGCTTCCAGCCTTCCAGGGTTCGGACTCATGACGGAGCAGTTTACCCGGAGATACTTTTCGGCAATTGCGGTGATTGGATCTTTCGTTTCGTCGATGGGATCCTTTTTCTCGCGGGGACCGCAGCAGTTCTCGAATCCCACAACGTCCGCCCCCAGTTCCTCGATACGTCGTATGATTTTGTCCATTACGCCGGTAGTCGGGCATCCGGTAATCAGAATCCTGGGCCTGGAAGGCTTGCCTTGATATTCACGTTCGTACAGATCCTTTAGTTCGGCGGTACGTTTTTCAAGGAAAGCGATCTTCTCTTCCAGGTCAGGGGAAAACTCATTGGAGGAGATGACGGTACTGATTTCGTATCCAGTGATTGGGGAAGGCTTGAGTCTTGCAACCTCAAAAAAATCAAGAACGGCCTTGCGTTCCCTGTTTCTTAAGCGAATAGCGCTTCGTAACTTGTCATCCGTTATCTCGATGTTATAGAACTGTTCCAGGTCTTCCTTCACGCTGATGACTTCCTGCTTCCAGAAATCCAAGGCTCCGCGGCCGGTCTTTCCAGGCGGAAGCTGCATGATATGGCAGTGCTTTAACTCCCTCATCAATTCATACATTTTCTTCTTCCCGTCACAGGTCGTCTCCGCGAGGACCATATCGGAAAAATAGAAGAATGGACAGCGATCCGTTACGGCCGCGCCATAACTTGCCTTGATCAGCGGACACAGGTTTTTGGGAAGCCTGATCTCGGCAGCCGGAATATTGTCATCTCCGATGCCGCATAGCACCACGGCAACCGCATCGGCCGCGTTGATCAGTTCCCAGGGAGTATAAGTACAGAAGACCCCCACGATACGCCGGCCTTGCTCTTTTAGTTCTTTCATAGTGAGAAATGCTTTTTTTCTGGCCTCAGGATAGGTCTCGAAATTATCCGGCAGAACGAATTCAGGCATATGAAATACCTCCTTTGTATTTAGTAAGATTCATTAGATTCATTACTAGATATTATAGAGGAGATTGTACTGAATTTGAAATCGAAATAGTCAATAACTATATAAATACAATCTATTAGACATAATTTAGAATGACTTTTAAAATAAAGGAAAAGACTTACATTTTTGGAGAAAAGAGGAAGCATATGCGCCTGGAGTACATAAGAAGTTTTATCAGTGTCGTGAACTGCAAAAGTTTTTCTGTGGCTGCAAAACAGATTTTCTTATCGCAGCCTACGATCAGCACGCATATCAAGCAGCTGGAATCGGAACTGGGTGTCCAGCTTCTGGTGCGTTCGACCAAGGATGTGATTCTGTCCGATGCAGGCGTTATCTTCTATCCCTTCGCAATGCGGCTTCTTGAGACGGAGAGCGAAGCGCTTGCACAGATACACAAGAATGAAATGGAAATAAAAGGAACCGTGTCGATCGCTACATCTTCGGTTCCCGGTAATTATATCCTTCCGCAGTTTTTTGCATATTCAAGGCAGGCATACCCGGATATCAATTACAGGATATCCGAAGGGGACAGCGCCGAGGTACTGCAGTCAATTTTACATTTTGAGACAGATATAGGGATTGGGAGCATCAGAAGCAATAACGACAAATGCATGTGCCAGCCATTGGCAAAAGACAGGATTGTACTCGTGACGCCGAATACGGAGGAATACCAGAATATGAAGGGGAAGTTTCCTATCGACAGGCTGAGGCAGGAGACGTATGTGCTGAGGGAGTCAGGAAGCGGAACCAGGTTTGCCTCAGAGAGTATCGAGCGGGCGCTGAATCTGGATGCCAGGCCTTTAAAGGTGGCGCTGCAGGTTGAGACTAGCGAGATGGTAAAAAGGGGAGTGGAGCAGGGAATTGGAGTTGCATTCATCAGCAGCCTTGCAATTAAGGATTCGGTCGCGCAAGGGAAGATATTGAAATTCGAGTTTCCGGATATAGATACAAACAGGCAGTTATATCTGCTGTACCACAAGGATAGGATGATGCCGCTTCCGGTGACGAGCGTCATCAAGATCTTGAGGCAGTTCTGCCAGAACTTATAGATTGTTTGGACGCAAAAAGACAGATCTCTTAAATAGCAGACCTGTCTTTTTAATTCCTGAAATATCTGCGATAGCAGGCAATCTGGTGGCCATGCCTCCGTATGCTATCTATTGAGCCCTCCATTTTAGAAGGACCTTTTCTGCCAGAACCATCAATGTGTCAATTAAGAAGCCGATCAGTCCGGCAATTACCATATAGGCAATTACTTTTTCTGTCTGCATCTTTGCCTGGGCTTCCACCATGCAGTAGCCGAATCCGGCACTGGTCGCGATAAACTCCGCTCATATGACGGACATCCAGCCAAGCCCTACGGCAAGCCTGAGCCCGGTCAGCACTCCGGGGAGGGACCCGGGAAGGACGACATCCTTGATGACGCCGAAAGTGCTCGCTCCCATAGACCTTGCAGCATGATAATAATCTTTGCTGATATCCTGTACTCCGGATATGGTGTTCAGAATGATTGTGAAGATGCCGCTGAAAGCAATCAGGAAAATGGTTGGTCCATCTCCGATTCCAAACCATACGATTGCAAGAGGAACCCATGCCATAATCGGAACTTGCCTTAACGAATTCATAAAAGGAGACAAGGCCTTTAGAATCTGGGGGGAGTATCCCATCAGCATTCCCAGAGGGAATCCAATGATGAACGCATAGAGAGAGCCCGTTAGAACTCTTCTCATGGTTATTCCAAGGTTGCGCAGCACGTACAGATCCGTAAGAGAGAATCCCACCTCCTTGAACACATCTTCCAGATACGGAAACAAGAAAGGCTTATCTACAATGTGTGCAGCGGCAAACCAGATGATACAGATGACTGCTAGACCGATAAGCGCCGCGACATTTCGATTCCTGCCCCCGAATTTGCGCCATCTTCCCCGGTCGCCGGCATTCGTGGCGGCCCGCATCCGATCTACCTGCTGGTCATGATTTTCTTCCAACATATTTCCTCCTTTCTTCCAAAATCAGTAAGAAAATCATAACAAAATCAATAAGCGGAAAGTAGGATTATTAAGGAATAAAATATTAACATTTGTTAATATTAGGATTTTTAATAAAGAAACAAAAAAAGCAGATCAACAGATATAATGAGGGTGCTTGTACAAATATTTATTATTAGAAAAGGGTGGGAAAATGGAAAAACCATGTATTGAATATATTAGCGCATGTGCATGATGCGAGGTGTTTGGGGACTTGGTTCAAGTTCTGGAGAAGGAATATGAGGGCAAGGTGCATGTAAAGATTTACCGTGCGGGAAAAGACTTTGACTATATTCCGAAATATGGGGCGGTTACGAAGAGCATGCTGGTGATCAATGAAAAGAAAGCCGTCACAAAACTTACAAAGCCGGCGGTGCGCGATGCTTTTAAGGAGGCACTGAAGTCATGCTAGTGGATTTTGGAAATTTTATACTCAGGATTCTGAATTCTTCATGGAATATGCTGAACAGTTCGTCGGGGTGGATGATATTCAGTTTTATCGTTGCAGGAGTGCTGCATGAATTTTTGAAGCCTGAGAAGGTGCAGAAAACGGCTATTGGGTCATCGAGGGTGAGCGGCGTCTTTTGGACCACGATATCAGGAATGTTTATACCGATCTGCAGCTGTGGTACGATTCCGCTTGGAATCAGCATGTATTATAGCGGCGCGTATCTGGGACCTACGCTTGCATTTATGACGAGCACGCCGATGATCAATCCGATTGCCCTTCTGCTTGCCTTTGGCCTTTTGGGCAAGGAAGTGGCTATCATATATCTGATTACCGGATTTGTAGCGCCGATGATTATCGGAATTGTAGCAAATAGATTTGCGAAAGAGGAATTACATATAGGAATGAAAAGGCAGAAAGAAGAGGCATCGCTTCAGATCGATACCGATGAGGAGGATGGAAGCGAGCCTATGATACAGCTGGAATTCGAGGAGCCGGGGTTCTGGGAGAAGATAAAATCAGGGCTTCGCTGGTCTTTGACGGAACTCAGCGTGACCATCAGCAAGTATACCGTGACGGGTATGCTGATTGCAGGCGTGCTGTTTAATATCGTGCCGCAGTCTTTTATTCAAGATTATCTGGGGAATCCCGGTTTCGTATCTTTATTTGGAATTACGGTGGTAGCGGCGCCGATGTATGTGTGCGCGGTCGGACATATTCCGTTTATTGCCGCATTGGTGGCAAGCGGAGCGGCGCCAGGAGTGGCCATCACATTTCTGATGGCCGGAGCAGGAACGAACATTCCGGAACTTCTTACCATAAGCAAGACGATTGGGAAGAGAGCCATGCTTATGTATTTGGGGATGGTGGTGGTTATTTCCAACATTGTCGGCTATATCACCAACAGGCTTCTGATGCCGGGATTTACGCCGGTGCTGAATTATGATCAGACACAGCATACCATATCCTATGCGAATAAAATGATCGTAGTCATGCCAGGATGGATACAGAATTTATGCAGCGGGATACTTGTATGCTATGCGCTGTATTCTCTTTTCAAGATTATCAAAGGCAGGGCCGGAAAGCAGTGTGTGGCATAAGTCATGAAGATTCAGAGAGCAATCGTCATAACGCTGATCGTTTTTTTGGCAGCCGGACTTGGAGCGGCGTTGTTCCTTCCAAAAGAAAAGCGGTGGAACAAGGAGGCTGAGATAAAGATAGGCGCCGGTGATGACATATCAGGAGTTTTAATGGATGAAACGGTAGAGGCATTAAAGGACTATAAGGTTTCCAGGACGCATCAGAGTTCTTCTTTTCAGGATTGCTGCAGCAATACGGCGCAGTGGGCAATGAATGCTAAGGAGATTAATGTGGGATTTTACTGTACCCATAT carries:
- the saoP gene encoding ABC transporter permease subunit SaoP (Most members of this family are selenoproteins with the selenocysteine residue at the channel-gating position.), with protein sequence MLEENHDQQVDRMRAATNAGDRGRWRKFGGRNRNVAALIGLAVICIIWFAAAHIVDKPFLFPYLEDVFKEVGFSLTDLYVLRNLGITMRRVLTGSLYAFIIGFPLGMLMGYSPQILKALSPFMNSLRQVPIMAWVPLAIVWFGIGDGPTIFLIAFSGIFTIILNTISGVQDISKDYYHAARSMGASTFGVIKDVVLPGSLPGVLTGLRLAVGLGWMSVIUAEFIATSAGFGYCMVEAQAKMQTEKVIAYMVIAGLIGFLIDTLMVLAEKVLLKWRAQ
- the saoE gene encoding efflux transporter SaoE; translation: MLVDFGNFILRILNSSWNMLNSSSGWMIFSFIVAGVLHEFLKPEKVQKTAIGSSRVSGVFWTTISGMFIPICSCGTIPLGISMYYSGAYLGPTLAFMTSTPMINPIALLLAFGLLGKEVAIIYLITGFVAPMIIGIVANRFAKEELHIGMKRQKEEASLQIDTDEEDGSEPMIQLEFEEPGFWEKIKSGLRWSLTELSVTISKYTVTGMLIAGVLFNIVPQSFIQDYLGNPGFVSLFGITVVAAPMYVCAVGHIPFIAALVASGAAPGVAITFLMAGAGTNIPELLTISKTIGKRAMLMYLGMVVVISNIVGYITNRLLMPGFTPVLNYDQTQHTISYANKMIVVMPGWIQNLCSGILVCYALYSLFKIIKGRAGKQCVA
- the saoT gene encoding thioredoxin-like (seleno)protein SaoT, whose amino-acid sequence is MEKPCIEYISACAUCEVFGDLVQVLEKEYEGKVHVKIYRAGKDFDYIPKYGAVTKSMLVINEKKAVTKLTKPAVRDAFKEALKSC